The Nycticebus coucang isolate mNycCou1 chromosome 5, mNycCou1.pri, whole genome shotgun sequence genome window below encodes:
- the MRPL9 gene encoding LOW QUALITY PROTEIN: 39S ribosomal protein L9, mitochondrial (The sequence of the model RefSeq protein was modified relative to this genomic sequence to represent the inferred CDS: inserted 2 bases in 1 codon) — protein MREREASVWALLWCGDASDAVKPPPRRPALPRPKPRRLGRAAGRPGGLSCRRTPGSFLGSPAVRGNMAAAVVAPAGRALLWAGAELLRRDRVRELLRPRLEVGTPGPQRDFSLSQNWGRGTVIVERWWKVPLAGEGRKPRLHRRHRVYKLVEDTKHRPKENLELILTQSVEELGVRGDLVSGKKSVGRNRLLPQGLAVYASPENKKLFEEEKLLRQEGKLQKIQTKAGEAMVKFLRSCHLKVGMKNNVKWELNPEIVAHHFFKNLGVVVAPCTLKLLEKPIMQWGEHWCEVTVNGLDTVXVPMSVVNFEKPKTKKYKYWLAQQAAKGMGPTSSKVS, from the exons ATGAGGGAGCGGGAAGCGTCTGTCTGGGCTCTCCTGTGGTGCGGCGACGCCAGCGACGCCGTGAAGCCGCCGCCGCGCCGCCCAGCTCTGCCCAGACCAAAGCCGCGCCGGCTGGGGCGCGCCGCGGGCAGGCCTGGGGGCCTTTCCTGCCGCCGGACGCCGGGGTCCTTCCTCGGGTCTCCCGCTGTGCGCGGGAACATGGCGGCGGCCGTGGTCGCTCCGGCAGGCCGAGCTCTCCTGTGGGCGGGCGCTGAGCTGCTGCGACGAGACAGAGTCCGGGAGCTGCTCCGGCCGCGACTGGAAGTGGGCACCCCCGGCCCGCAGCGCGACTTCAGCCTCTCTCAAAACTGGGGGAGG GGCACGGTCATCGTGGAGCGCTGGTGGAAGGTGCCGCTGGCTGGAGAGGGCCGAAAGCCGCGCTTGCACCGGCGACACCGCGTCTATAAGTTAGTGGAGGACACTAAACATCGACCCAAAGAAAACCTGGAGCTCATCCTTACGCAGTCTGTGGAGG AACTTGGAGTCCGGGGTGACCTGGTCTCAGGGAAGAAATCTGTGGGTCGTAATCGCCTCCTTCCTCAGGGACTAGCTGTATATGCATCCCCTGAAAACAAGAAGCTGTTTGAAGAGGAGAAATTG CTGAGACAAGAAGGAAAATTACAGAAGATCCAGACCAAGGCAGGTGAGGCG ATGGTGAAATTTCTAAGAAGCTGTCACCTCAAGGTGGGAATGAAGAACAATGTCAAATGGGAGCTGAACCCTGAAATAGTTGCCCACCACTTTTTCAAGAAT cttggTGTGGTGGTTGCCCCATGTACATTAAAGTTACTGGAAAAGCCTATCATGCAGTGGGGCGAGCACTGGTGTGAAGTGACT GTAAACGGGCTTGACACTGT AGTACCTATGTCTGTGGTGAACTTTGAGAAGCCCAAGACCAAAAAATACAAGTACTGGTTGGCTCAGCAAGCTGCCAAGGGCATGGGACCCACCAGCTCCAAGGTGAGCTGA
- the OAZ3 gene encoding LOW QUALITY PROTEIN: ornithine decarboxylase antizyme 3 (The sequence of the model RefSeq protein was modified relative to this genomic sequence to represent the inferred CDS: deleted 1 base in 1 codon): MQMQALSLLPWSIYLSIKVVMSPALEKTAAQLHMWRPSAYSLSYIKRGKTRNYLYPIWSPYAYYLYCYKYRITLREKMLPCCYKSITYKEQEDLTLRPRYCLQCSESLAGLQVGRSTEQGNHNQLQELYSAGNLTVLATDPLFHQTPIQLDFHFRLTPQTSAHWHGLLCDHQLFLDIPYRALDQGNRESLTATLEYVEEKTNVDSVFVNFQNDRNDRGALLRAFSYMGFEVVRPDHPALPPWDNVIFMMYPLERDPGHLPSEPP, encoded by the exons ATGCAAATGCAAGCTCTGTCCCTCCTGCCATGGAGTATATACCTGTCAATCAAAGTGGTGATGAGCCCCGCCCTGGAGAAAACGGCTGCACAGTTGCACAt GTGGCGCCCCTCTGCCTACTCCCTTTCTTATATCAAGAGGGGAAAAACACGGAACTACCTCTACCCAATCTGGTCACCATACGCCTATTACCTTTACTGTTACAAATACCGGATCACCCTCCGGGAGAAGATGCTGCCTTGTTGTTATAAGAG CATCACTTATAAGGAACAGGAGGACTTGACCCTCCGGCCCCGTTACTGCCTCCAGTGCTCC GAGTCCCTAGCAGGCCTCCAGGTGGGCAGAAGCACCGAACAGGGTAATCACAACCAGCTTCAAGAACTGTATTCG GCTGGGAACCTGACGGTGCTAGCTACTGACCCCCTGTTCCACCAGACCCCAATACAGTTAGACTTCCACTTCCGCCTCACCCCCCAGACCTCTGCCCACTGGCACGGCCTTCTCTGTGACCACCAACTCTTCCTGGACATCCCGTATCGGGCCTTGGATCAAGGCAACCGGGAAAG TTTGACCGCAACACTGGAGTATGTGGAGGAGAAGACCAACGTGGACTCCGTGTTTGTAAACTTCCAAAATGATCGGAATGATAGAG GTGCCCTGCTGAGGGCCTTCAGCTACATGGGCTTTGAGGTGGTCAGACCAGAtcaccctgccctccctccctgggaCAATGTCATCTTTATGATGTACCCCCTTGAAAGGGACCCTGGCCACCTGCCCAGTGAGCCTCCCTGA